The Thermoclostridium stercorarium subsp. stercorarium DSM 8532 genome contains a region encoding:
- a CDS encoding FeoB-associated Cys-rich membrane protein — protein MNWIADNLGTILVGAVLLAIVISICVHLIKKKKKTGSTCGCGCSECSISSICHKN, from the coding sequence ATGAACTGGATAGCCGACAATCTCGGCACAATATTGGTTGGCGCAGTACTTCTGGCAATAGTTATATCCATCTGTGTTCATCTTATAAAGAAAAAGAAAAAAACCGGAAGCACTTGCGGATGCGGTTGCAGCGAGTGTTCAATCTCCTCGATATGTCACAAAAATTAA
- a CDS encoding SDR family NAD(P)-dependent oxidoreductase, whose protein sequence is MSGRFSGKVAVVTGGALGIGRCLTQEFAKEGARVAFVDMNKRAGEENVEIINGMGGKAYFFYGDIAEEKVLKEFADEVVKRFGKVDFLINNACVSRKGILEPCGYEDFNYVLRVGVTAPYYLTLLFLPHFTDMASVVNIASTRAFMSQRNTESYTAAKGGIIALTHAMAVSLSGRVRVNSVSPGWIDTGKYHDVNYVPEYSKADLIQHPSGRIGTPMDIVRAVFYLCDPENTFVNGENITVDGGMTKLMIYTGDEGWTLNVD, encoded by the coding sequence ATGTCAGGAAGGTTCAGCGGTAAAGTTGCGGTTGTAACGGGCGGGGCGCTGGGAATCGGAAGATGTCTTACGCAGGAATTCGCCAAAGAAGGAGCCAGGGTGGCCTTTGTTGACATGAATAAGCGGGCTGGGGAAGAAAACGTGGAGATTATTAACGGGATGGGCGGAAAAGCCTATTTCTTTTATGGCGATATAGCTGAGGAAAAAGTGCTGAAGGAATTTGCCGATGAGGTTGTAAAAAGGTTCGGAAAGGTTGATTTTCTCATAAACAACGCATGCGTAAGCAGAAAAGGCATTCTTGAGCCATGCGGCTATGAGGATTTCAACTATGTCTTACGGGTGGGGGTTACCGCGCCGTATTATCTCACTCTGCTGTTTCTGCCTCATTTCACGGATATGGCATCGGTTGTCAATATAGCATCCACCCGTGCATTCATGTCCCAACGCAATACCGAAAGCTATACAGCCGCAAAGGGAGGTATTATAGCCCTTACCCATGCAATGGCCGTCAGCCTGTCAGGCCGTGTACGCGTGAATTCCGTATCCCCCGGATGGATTGACACCGGTAAATACCATGACGTTAATTATGTTCCTGAATATTCAAAAGCGGACCTTATACAGCATCCCTCCGGAAGAATTGGGACACCGATGGACATAGTCCGCGCAGTTTTCTATCTTTGCGATCCTGAGAATACTTTTGTCAATGGTGAGAATATTACCGTTGACGGAGGAATGACCAAACTTATGATATATACGGGAGACGAAGGTTGGACACTGAACGTGGATTGA
- a CDS encoding YbaK/EbsC family protein, with amino-acid sequence MSIEKVREYFKKWNMENRIMEFDVSSATVELAAKALNCEPARIAKTLALKAADEGVILIVAAGDAKIDNQKFKAKFGIKPRMLSPDEALAMVGHPVGGICPFAVNEGVRTYLDISLRRFETVFPACGSGNSAIELTIEELETCSCSREWVNVCKGWE; translated from the coding sequence ATGTCAATAGAAAAAGTGAGGGAATATTTTAAAAAGTGGAATATGGAGAACAGAATTATGGAATTCGACGTGTCCAGTGCAACGGTGGAACTCGCAGCAAAGGCTCTGAACTGTGAGCCTGCCAGAATTGCAAAGACCCTTGCGCTTAAAGCGGCTGATGAAGGTGTAATTTTAATTGTCGCTGCGGGAGACGCAAAAATAGATAATCAGAAATTCAAGGCGAAATTCGGTATAAAGCCGAGAATGCTTTCCCCTGACGAGGCATTGGCAATGGTGGGACATCCGGTCGGGGGAATTTGCCCGTTTGCCGTAAATGAAGGCGTAAGGACTTATCTGGATATATCCCTGAGACGTTTTGAAACGGTATTCCCCGCCTGTGGAAGCGGCAACAGCGCAATTGAGCTGACAATTGAGGAACTGGAAACCTGTTCATGTTCCAGGGAATGGGTGAATGTATGCAAAGGCTGGGAATAA
- the brnQ gene encoding branched-chain amino acid transport system II carrier protein — MKEKLGFKSSILVGALMFGLFFGAGNLIFPVQMGQLAGENTLKATIGFLITGVGLPLLGVIAAAISRSENLFDMVKPVSKTYSVIFTCMLYLTIGPLFAIPRTATVAFEVGLHPFIEEERLKAGLFVFSLIFFAVTLYFSLKPGRILDWVGKYLTPVFLILLSVLLVATYVKPMGRIGSFTAQGNYSDRPLFTGMTDGYNTMDALASLAFAIVIISNIERLGVKDPKRKAVEIFKSGLVCVAGMSVIYASLAYMGATSLGSVSRADNGGKIMSMVSEHYFGMTGKILLAAIVTVACLKTAIGLITSCSQMFSEMFPKSLSYNKYAVVFTVFSFIIANFGLNNIIMLSLPVLMFLYPMAITLILLSILTPVINKSREIYRWTVILTVIAAFFDFCNALPARLKEVTVISRLIQFAVKFLPGFEYGFGWIVPSVCGFLIAIVICRLKKSVSFREESVVKRLVKH; from the coding sequence ATGAAGGAGAAGCTGGGTTTTAAATCAAGCATTTTGGTAGGAGCTTTAATGTTCGGACTTTTCTTCGGCGCGGGAAACCTGATATTTCCGGTTCAAATGGGGCAACTGGCCGGGGAAAATACATTGAAGGCGACAATCGGATTTTTGATCACGGGAGTAGGTTTGCCTCTGTTGGGGGTTATAGCCGCGGCCATTTCCAGAAGTGAAAACCTGTTTGACATGGTAAAGCCCGTAAGCAAAACCTATTCAGTTATATTTACATGCATGCTGTATCTCACAATTGGGCCTTTGTTTGCCATTCCCCGCACCGCAACGGTTGCTTTCGAGGTGGGGCTGCATCCTTTTATCGAAGAAGAGCGTCTTAAAGCAGGATTATTCGTTTTCTCGCTCATTTTCTTTGCTGTAACGCTGTATTTTTCCCTAAAGCCGGGAAGGATCCTGGACTGGGTTGGCAAATATCTTACCCCCGTTTTTTTAATACTTCTGTCGGTATTATTGGTTGCAACGTATGTTAAACCGATGGGTCGGATAGGTTCATTTACGGCGCAAGGGAATTATTCCGACAGGCCGTTGTTCACCGGCATGACAGACGGTTACAACACAATGGATGCATTGGCGTCACTTGCTTTTGCAATTGTAATTATTTCAAACATCGAAAGGCTTGGTGTAAAAGATCCGAAGAGAAAAGCAGTTGAAATTTTCAAATCGGGTTTGGTATGTGTTGCGGGAATGAGTGTCATTTATGCCTCATTGGCCTATATGGGCGCTACAAGCCTGGGCAGTGTAAGCAGGGCTGATAACGGCGGAAAAATTATGTCAATGGTAAGCGAGCATTATTTCGGAATGACGGGGAAAATACTGCTGGCTGCCATAGTGACGGTTGCGTGCCTTAAAACGGCAATAGGGTTAATTACCTCATGTTCGCAAATGTTCAGCGAGATGTTCCCGAAATCTTTATCGTATAATAAATATGCAGTGGTTTTTACTGTTTTTTCCTTTATAATAGCCAATTTCGGACTGAACAATATTATCATGCTGTCGCTCCCGGTGCTTATGTTTCTTTATCCCATGGCCATTACGCTGATATTACTGTCAATTCTGACACCGGTTATTAACAAAAGCAGGGAGATATACAGGTGGACGGTTATTCTGACTGTCATTGCGGCGTTTTTTGATTTTTGCAACGCACTCCCGGCACGGCTCAAAGAAGTGACGGTGATAAGCAGGCTAATTCAATTCGCTGTAAAGTTCCTGCCCGGATTTGAGTATGGTTTTGGCTGGATTGTTCCGTCAGTGTGCGGTTTCCTTATCGCGATAGTTATATGCCGGTTAAAAAAGTCTGTGTCGTTTCGGGAAGAAAGTGTGGTAAAACGGCTTGTGAAGCATTAA
- a CDS encoding flavodoxin domain-containing protein — protein sequence MVIVYESKTGFTRRYAEMLAAKTGLKVFHVSEISKVNPDEEVIFLGWMKVGKIQGLNKVREYKVVAVCGSGTARTAEPDVETVLKRNKIKGIPFFYLRGGCLPLKDIKGMDRILLGMFVGILKLRKDKDEKTAESIAIIENGFDGVREENLEPVLEWLKAR from the coding sequence ATGGTCATTGTGTATGAATCGAAAACGGGCTTTACCAGAAGATATGCAGAAATGCTTGCTGCAAAAACCGGGTTGAAGGTTTTCCATGTGAGTGAGATTTCAAAGGTTAATCCCGACGAGGAAGTCATTTTCCTGGGCTGGATGAAAGTAGGGAAAATACAGGGGCTTAACAAAGTCCGAGAATATAAAGTCGTGGCCGTTTGCGGTTCGGGCACAGCCCGAACCGCTGAACCCGATGTTGAAACCGTCCTGAAAAGAAATAAAATTAAAGGTATTCCTTTTTTCTATCTTCGCGGTGGATGTTTGCCTTTAAAAGACATAAAGGGAATGGACAGGATACTTCTGGGCATGTTTGTCGGAATTCTTAAGCTTAGGAAGGATAAGGACGAAAAAACGGCAGAATCAATTGCGATTATAGAAAACGGATTTGACGGCGTAAGGGAGGAAAACCTTGAGCCTGTTCTTGAATGGCTTAAAGCAAGATAA